AACAAGGACTCAGGTTGCTGAACGCATGGGTGTCACTCCGCCTACTGTATCACGCATGGAGTCAAATGTAATTCGAGCCAGTATTGAAACGTTGGCTAGATATGTAAGAGCATGTGGGATAAAACACGCTCAGATAACGTTACAGTTTTTAAGACGCTTTATGCGACTTTCAATTAAAAATTCTTTCGCACGTATGATATAAGGAGTGATTTTGTCTTTTTTCAATAAGATATTAATGATCGGCATTCTTTCGATAAGTAATACAGCTATGGGAGTATCATACGAATTACCGGGTAACGGTGGGCGTTTGGTTGGTGAAACCTTAACAATCACTACACCCGATAACAACATAAAATCTCTGGAGTTTTTTGCAGCTAAATATCAACAGGGCTTGAGCAACATGCTTGAGGCTAATCCTGGCGTGGATGTACTCCTTCCTAAATCAGGAATAGAGCTGAAGGTGCCGCAAAAATTAATTCTCCCCGACACGATTAGAGAGGGGATTGTTATTAATGTAGCAGAGATGAGGCTGTATTATTATCCTAAAGGGAGCAATACAGTTGAGGTTTTACCGATTGGAATTGGACAGGCTGGCCGTGATACACCAACAAACTGGGTTACCTCCGTAAAATATAAGAAAGAAGGACCAACATGGACTCCTACAGCCGCAACCCATAGAGATTATGCTCGGAGGGGGGAATCACTACCAGCTTTCTTTCCTGCAGGACCAGAGAATCCAATGGGTTTGTATGCTATTTACATAGGTAATTTATATGCCATACATGGTACCAATGCAAACTTTGGCATTGGTTTGAGAATAAGTCAGGGTTGTGTACGTCTGCGAAACGACGACATCAAATATTTATTTGAAAACGTTCCAAATGGTACTAGGGTTCAATTCATTAACGAGCCGATTAAAGTAAGCTTAGAGCCGGATGGAACTCATTGGATTGAGGTGCATGAACCACTATCCAGAACTCGTCAAGAATTTGAATCAAATATAAAGATCCCCACTTCACTTAACAAGAAAGTTAATGCCTTCATTAATGAAAGTAATATTGACTCCGTCATTTCAGATAGAGAGATTGAGAGACGCTCAGGAATCCCTACGCGTGTAAAGTAACATAGAGGAAGTGGTATTGAATAACGCTTAGTGTTGTATAACGTATTGTATTTGTGAATTTCCTATGGTAAAGATTGATGTGGCACGTATGGGTTATAACGAAAATTAGCTGTGGACACCTAGATGAAAATGCCAACATCAAATCGGAAGGAAATAACAACCCTATTTTACTCAAAATAAGTATTGTCTTATGCGGGATAAAACACTAAATTGGCGACGCACCCGCCTAATAATTAAATCTCTCATCCAATGAAAATGTGCGTAATTAAATTTAATTACGCACATTTAATATAAACTGCTTGGATTTATTTTATAACACAGGTGTCGCCATCTGATTTATCATTCCATATCCAGCGGAATGCATCACCTGTCAAAGAAGCCATGTGAAAATAATTATGCCCCCCGTCACCTTGCTCAAATCGATAATCATAGCCCTTATAATCTAAAGATGATGCCATTTGTTCATTGGCCAGTTTCCAGTTACCAAAAATCGTATCAATCTCATTCTTACCATCCTGTAAAAACACTTTTATTGGTTTTTTTTCTTCTTGCCTTACAGCAGAAATATAACGGTCTGCTCCCCGAATATTAACGTAGCTACCTATTGAGGAAATAACTTTCCGGAAAGCATCTGGTCGATGCCATGCAACACCAAAAGCTCCAGATCCTCCAGAACTAGCACCCATAACTGCACGACACGCAGGATCTTTAGCTATATTGTATTTACTCTGAATCAGAGGCAAAACTTCATCGACTAAGAAGTCAGCATACCTGCCATCAGCTGAGTCATACTCCAGGCTTCTATTATCCCTACCACCGTAAATAGGCAACCCATCCCCTTTACTACCTGGATCAATAAATACCGCTATAACTGGTGGGATTTGCTTTTGATAAATCAAATTATCTAAAGCATTAGGTATTGGGAATGAATATTTTTTCTCTTTCCCATACTCTAAATAAGATTTACCATCTAAAAACACCATCAATCTTGTGGGTTTTTTATCATTGTAATTAGCTGGTATATAAATCCAGTATTTATGTTCTGCATCAGGATATGCTTTACTCCTCACCAAAGTATGCTCGGTTATTTTTCCCTTAGGAACACCACTTACATTTAATAGTTCAGGCGCTGGTTTATAGTTACCACCGTCCTTTGAGTACTGCAACACATCCTTATCAGGAATGCCGGGAAAACCGAATTTCAATTGTTCCCTAACCTCATTAAATTCTTTATCATTCATGATATTAACCTGAGCTAGTAAAGTTTGTGGTAGTATAGAAAAAGATAAAATAGCCATAAAAGTTATTTTTTTTGAAGGCTTCATAGCAACCTCATTTTGTGATGAAAAATCATTAATCTTCCTTTACATATCTACTAATTTTCATTGAGTTAGCATCATTACTATTCATAATTTTTTGCAATCGGAGTTTCACTAAATGAACTCATAGAAGCCTCTGCATCCTTAACACTATTCCATTGAATAATAACTCAAAATCATGGTTATCACCAACAGCGTACTCCCTTGATATGAATCACGTCTACTTGGGAACATGCTGAACCTCAATGTAAGTGTGATCCTACCCAGCAATAGTGGACACGCGACTAAGTGAGTAAACTCTCAACCAGAGGTGATTACTCATGACAAAACCAGTACCAACCAGCAAAACACCCCGCAAACAGTACACACCCGAATTTCGCGATGAAGCCCTTAAACTGGCTGAGCGTATTGGAATCGCTGCTGCTGCCCGTGAACTCAGCTTGTATGAATCCCAGCTCTACAACTGGCGGAGTAAACAACACCAGCAGATGAACTCATCAGAGCGAGAGAATGAACTGGCTGCCGAAAATGCGCGTCTGAAGCGCCAACTGGCGGAGCGCGATGAAGAACTGGCTATTCTCCAAAAGGCCGCGACATACTTCGCGAAGCGCCTGAAATGAAGTATGTCTTTATCGAAAAGCATCAGGCAGAGTTCAGCATCAAAACCATGTGTCGGGTGCTTCAGGTTGCCCGCAGCGGCTGGTATGTCTGGCGCAGGCGTCGTTGTCAGATAACCCCGCGCCAGCATTTCCGGCTCATTTGCGATGAGGCTGTCCGTAAGGCATTCGCTGGGGCAAAACAGCGTTATAGTGCGCCACGTCTTGCTGATGAGTTGCCGGAGTACAACATCAAAACCACCGCTGCGAGCCTGCGCCGTCAGGGGTTGCGGGCGAAAGCCAGCCGTAAATTCAGTCCGGTCAGCTACCGTGAACATGGCCTGCCGGTATCGGAAAACCTGCTGAAGCAGGACTTCATAGCCAGCGGCCCGAACCAGAAGTGGGCAGGCGACATCACGTATCTTCGCACGGACGAGGGCTGGCTGTATCTCTCGGTGGTCATTGACCTGTGGTCACGGGCCGTTATTGGCTGGTCGATGTCGTCACGAATGACGGCGCAACTGGCGTGTGATGCGTTACAGATGGCGCTCTGGCGTCGGAAGCGACCGAAAAACGTTATTGTCCATACCGACCGTGGCGGACAGTACTGTTCAGCGGATTACCAGACTCTGCTGAAACGGCATAATCTGCATGGCAGCATGAGTGCAAAGGGTTGTTGCTACGATAATGCCTGTGTGGAAAGCTTTTTCCATTCACTGAAAGTGGAATGCATCCACGGGGAACGCTTTATCAGCCGGGAAATAATGCGAACAACGGTGTTTAATTATATCGAGTGTGATTACAATCGGTGGCGACGCCACAGTGCTTGCGGCGGTCTCAGCCCGGAACAATTTGAAAACCAGAACCTCGCTTAGGGCTGTGTCCACATTACGTGGGTAGGATCACTATAGGCCAAAACAGATGATCGTCGATGCCACCTTTCCCTTCACATTGCTCTCCCCGATTGATAGAGTGCGCGTAGGGAACTCCAGCCCAAGTATGATGCATGTAACGTTTTAAAACATGTGAATCTTCATTATTGCCATAACCCAATCACCACATTCAGCAAAGACAGCTCAAACTATCTATATGTAATCAGCAACTTTCGGTGGTCATTCTGGTGGTCTTGACAGACTAGCAATTCAGGTTTAGCTTATTTATTAGCCAGTTACTGGCAAAGGCGATCCCAGTCAGAGGAGCCAAATTTAGAAAATCCCGCTTAAGGAAACTTAAGCGGGATTTTTGTTTTTATCCATTTATTCAATATTTTCACGTGAAAATCCTTCCCTATGCTTTTTCAGTTTTCCCTCCTCATCGGAAGAATTTGGTGGTCAGATTCGGGGTCTTTCCGGTTCGATGACGGAGTGACCCCAAATGCCTCTTAACGACTTAAAAATCCGCAACGTGAAACCATCCGCAACCCCCTTCAAAGAAACGGTACGGAAATGCCCGAGACTGGCACCATGGCACACTAGCAAACCCTTTTCCCATTCGTGCCAGCGCTAGCTCTTTTGCGAGCCCATCCTGTCAGGCATACCTTTGTGAAATCACTTAACCTTTTATGCGATGGATGTCAGCACCTATCTGACAATGAAACGATGACGTTTACCCAGCCAGAGAAACATGACTGTTTCTGGATTAATGATTGCCAGCTCATCCATCTCTTTAAGTAATCTTTGACCCATTTATCATGGCCTTTCCCTCTTTTTCACTCAGTGAACCGGGAGGCGAAGACCCAAACTCTGCGGATAGGGGTCAAAGTAATTTTGAGTTAGCAGATAGCGGTCAGGGTATTCGGCCAGATAGTGCTTCAGCAGCGTAAGTGGGGCGAGGATGGGCAACAGTCCATCGCGATAGTGCAGGATCACCTCGCGCAGTTCACCACGCTGGCGGAGGGTCAACTGATTACGGAAATAACCCTGAATATGCATTAGCACGTTGGTGTGATTTTTCCGCGAAGCGGGTTTCTTCAGGATTGTCATCAGTTTTTCGCGATAGGCCACAAAGAAATCATCCAGGTTTTCCCATTCATGAAGCGACGCGACAAACGGCCCGATCTCACGGTAGCCCACCTGGTGGTGTGCCAGCAGTTGAAGTTTATAGCGGCTGTGGAAGTCCAGCAGCGCGCGGCGCGTGAGGCCGTTGGCACGCAGAGTGTTCAGCTCATGCAGGGCGAAAACACGCTCGACAAAGTTCTCCCGCAGCACCGGATCGTGCAGGCGACCATCTTCTTCAACCGGTAACCACGGGTATTTCTCCAGTAATGAAGCGGTAAAAAGACCAACTCCCTCTTTACGCCCGCGATTGCCTTTTTCGTCATACAGCCGCACGCGTTCCATACCGCAACTCGGCGATTTGGCACAAACGATAAAGCCCGACAGTTGCCCCAAATGTGAGAGGTAAGTCTCGGCGAAGTCGGCCATTTTCTCCGTTACATCGTCGTGTGGGGCATGACTGAAGCGCATGCGGATGTCGCCTTCCACCGTCTGTACCAGACGTAGAGCCGGACGGGGCACGGGCAGGCCGATGGACATCTCCGGGCAGACGGGTTTGAAGGTCACCCACTGCGCCAGCTCATCCATGACAAAGTTCATGCGTTTATGCCCGCCGTCAAACCGTACGGCTGAGCCGGTTAAACATCCGCTGATCCCAATGACGGGTTGAATAGTCATGGCACTCCCCTCTTTACTGCGTATTTCGGGTGAAGAAAAGCGTGACCGTCCCGACGGTGATCCCGAATTTCTTCATCTCTGTTTTATTAAAAAGATGCGTGCCATCCTGTAGGTACATCCAGTCGTCAAAGTGCAACAGCCAGGTACGACCGTCAGCTTTAACGTTCATACTGTAATGCCAGTTAAAAGCATTGCCCGCAGCCTGACCTGTCGCCACACCTTCAATATCGCCCGCGGTGCCCTCGTAGCGATCGGCAGCAATGCGACGGATATGCCACACGCGCTGCTGTTGCTCACCGTCGTCATAGACGAAATGCTCGTTAAGCGTCAGCGTGTCGCCGATGACATTACCGGTGATGTCGACGTGGAAGCGACGCAGCTGTTTACCGCTGCGATCCTGCACCATGCCCCACGCTTCGGTTTTCCCCTGAAAATACTGGAAGATATCTAGTGACGGCTGTTGATGTCGGTAGTCAGTAACCTCTGTGCTACAGCCTGTCAGCATTACCAGCATCAGGCACAGTGTCAGAATACGTTTCATTTTTTACCTCCGATCAGCTGTTGACGCAGTTCGGGATATTGCGTGCGAGGATCGAGCCAGATGGCCAGAAAATATGTACTGAAGGTTTCAGGCTGGCTCGGACCGAGCGGGACAAAACTTTTTTGTGATGCCGAGGCGCGGTACCAGAATTGCCCTTGCCTACCGTTAAACACAAAGGCCAGTTGCGCCCCCGGTGTGACGTCGGGCCAAAGGGAATGCAGCATACGCAGCCAGGATTCACTCTGCGGTTCGCGCGCCAGAATGCCCTGCGCCTGCCACTGATCGCGAGTGGCCTCGACCAGCTCGTCGCGGTCGATATTGCGTTTGTAGGTAATAATCAACGCCTGATCCTGTTCCGGACCGTTATACCGGCCGTCGGGCGTGAGCAGTTGGGAGGTATAGACGGTGAACGGCCCCCAGGTTAGGGTTGCATCACCCACTTTGCGCCAGCTTAACCAGTCGGCGGAATGGGCGACGGGCGTGATGGCCGTCAGCCACAGCAACATCAATAACGCGGTTCTCATTGTCGCTTCCCCATCAACATGTGGAAAAACAGCATCAGAATCAGCCAGCCCGACGCCATCCAACTGGCGACGATAATGTCAGGCTTCAGGAAGGTCATCGCGCCCAGACGTTCACCGATGATGTACGCCACTGGCCCGCCAAAGGTCGCCAGCAACGTCAGTAGCCACACCGGCAGCGTGGTCGTGCGGGTCAGTTCAGTCCAGACGGTAGCGAACATCAACCACAGCGCCACCATCCACAGCGGCAGCAGCATGTCGCCATCAAAGTCGATCAGCCCCGCCCACACCCAAAGCGCATCAAGACCGCTCCCCACCGCGGCGAGCAGGAGGGCGTAAAGACGGTGTGCAGGCGACAGCATCAGGCAGGCCAGTATCGCGAGAGCAAGCCACAAAAACAGGCCTCGTTCACGAAACAACACCACCAGCGTCCAGTAGAGATCGAACGCGATTGCCATCAGAAAGACCTGCACATAGCGCTTCATACGCGCTCCGCGGTCAGTTGTACCGCACTGATAGTGCGTGCATTAAATCCGGCTTCGCAGTAGCCAAAGTAGTAGAGCCACATACGACGAAACCGGTCATCAAAACCGAGTTTTTCAATATCCTGCCAGGCATGTACAAACCGCTGCCGCCACTGTGCCAGCGTGCGAGCATAATCAGGCCCCATATCGAACAGATTGCGGACGACAAAATCGGTGTGTCGCGTCATCAGCTCACTCATCACCGTAATGCTTGGCAAAAAACCGCCGGGGAAGATGTAGCGTTGGATAAAATCGACGCTTTTGCTGTAGTCGCGGTAGCGCTGATCCTGAATGGTGATGGCCTGAATCACCATTTTCCCTCCCGGGCGCAAACGTGCCTGACAGGTGCGGAAGAAGGCTGGCAGGTAGCGTTGCCCTACCGCTTCTATCATCTCGACCGACACCAGCTTATCGAACTCGCCAGTCAGATCGCGATAGTCACACAGCAGGACTTGCACTCGATCCTGCAACCCCGCGCGGGCAATCCGCGCTTTCGCCCAGTCGTACTGCTCCTGCGACAGCGTGGTAGTGGTGACGCGGCAGCCGTAATGACGAGCGGCGAACTCCGCCATCGCCCCCCAACCGGTGCCAATTTCTAGCAGGTGATCGCTGGCCGTCAGCGTCAGTTGTTCACACAGACGGGCCATCTTTGCCCGCTGGGCCAGAGTAAGATCCTGCTCGTCGGCGGTGAACAGCGCGCTGGAGTAGAGCAGTTCTTCATCGAGAAAATGTGCGTAGAACTCATTGCCCAGATCGTAATGAGCCGCGATGTTTTCCCGCGCCTGCTGCCGATGGTTGCGCCGCGTCCAGTGGCGAAGCCGCTCAATGGGCCTGCCCAACAGACGAAAGCCGCTTTCCATCTGCTCTAGCACCTTGCTGTTGAGCGCAAGAATCTGCAACAGCGGGGTGAGCTGATTCGTCTCCCACTCGCCGTCTATCCAGGCTTCAGCAGCGCCGAGGCTACCGCCAGTCAGCAAACGCCAGTACACGCTTGGAGCAAGGATCTGCACGTCGGCGCGCAGTGCGGCGGCGGCATCGCCAAAATGGAAAGTCTGTGCCCCTTCACGTACCGTGATCGCGCCCTCGCGGATACCACTTAGCAAACGAAAGAGCAGCCAGCGCGCGATACGAGCGTTGCGCGGGATGTCGGGTTCAAGCGCAAAGACGGGATCGGTCATGAGCGTTCACTCCTGCTAACGGGATGGTTGTACAGCGGCACACGCTTAAGCCACAGCCTCAGCGCCTGCCAATAAATAGCGAACACAGTTTTCAGCGTCATCAACGGTATACGCAGTAGAAGTGACGTCAGGTTTGCGCGCGTCAGTGGTTCACGGCGCAGCACCAACGTGGCATCGAATACTTTGGATTCCTGGTGATTTTCGATATGCATATGCAGCGTTTTACCGGGGCTGTTGAAACGCCAGTGGTAAACCATGTCCATCGGGTTAAAGGGGGAGACGTGGAACGCCTTTTCCAGCGGGCGAGCCTCCTGACCATCGACCGCGTAGTAATGGCGCTCGTTCCACGGAGTATTACGCACCTCGGCCAGTATCCAGCGCAGGATGCCCATATGGTCATAGCAGTAGTAAAAATTGACCGGATTAAAGTGGAACCCGAAATAGCGCAACTGGGTCAGAAGCATAACCCGACCATCAGGTCGCTCGCCGGTCAGGCTTTCAAGCCGGTCAAGGACGTTGTCTTTGAGCGGCGTGCCGAGCGGGTAGTCCGCATCGTGGAAAGCGGCAGCAGCAAATCGGTTACGGCGGATGCCTGCCGACGGCAGCACGTCGAGTTCATCAAGATCGAGCCAAGCCATAAACATACTGTAGCGAAAATGGTGCACTTTCGGCTGGAGCCGCCGATGGCGTAAAACTCCCTGATACAGGCAACTGTTCATTTCAGTTCCCCTCTCCTGCGGCGGCGATCCCCTTCACCACATCGAGTGCACTACGTACGCCATCTTCATGAAAACCGTTGTACCAGTAAGCCCCGCAATACCAGCTCCGCTGACAGCCGTTAATCTCACCGCGGCGCGCCTGTGCGCGCCAGCTTTTGGGGTTAAACAGCGGGTGTTCATAGACAAAGCGCTTCCAGACATAGCGCTCGTCAATCGGTGTTTCCGGATTCAGAGTAACGCAGAACAGGGGGCTACCCTCTGGCAACCCTTGTAAGATATTCATGTTATAGGTGACACAGGCGCTATCCTGTTCACGCTCACTCAGGCGATAGTTCCAACTGGCCCAGGCGCGCTGGCGCACCGGCAGCCAGCGCGGGTCGCTGTGTAACACCACCTCGTTACGCTGCCAGCCGATATCCCCCAGTACTTCACGTTCGGCCGGCGTCGGCTCGTCAAGCATCGCCAATGCCTGCGCAGAATGGCAGGCGAAAATCACCTGATCGAACGTATAGCTCGACTCCTCAAGCTGGATCTGAACGCCTCCGTCGTGGCGTATCACCTTCTGTACCGGCGCGTTGAGATGAAGGGTCAGGCGATCGCCCAGCTGTGCCAGCATAGCGCGAATGTACTCCCGTGAACCGCCGGGCACCACGTACCACTGCGGACGATGAGCGATATCCAGCAGACCGTGGTGCTCAAAGAAACGCAAAAACAGCGGCAGCGGGAAGCGGCGCATCTCCTGAAGCGACGACGACCAGATAGCGGCTCCCATCGGCAAAATGTAATGACGGGCGAAAAAACTGCTGAAATGGTGCTGATCGAGGAAAGTCTGTAGCGTAGCGCTCTCGTCCACCTCACCCGCCAACGCTTCTTTTGCCAATCGATTAAAACGTACGATCGATTTAAGCAGCCCCCAGAATGTCGGATTGACAAGATTACGACGCTGGGCAAACAGCGAAGCGACAGTATGGCCGTTATACTCCAGACCGTTCTCTGGGTTATGCACGGAGAAGCTCATTTGCGTTTTTTGCCCACGGATGCCCAACTCGCTGAGCAGGCCCATAAAACGCGGATAGGTGCGGTCGTTATAGACGATAAACCCAGTATCGATGGCATACATCCCTTGCGGAGTGGTGACATCAACCGTAGCGGTATGCCCACCTAACGTGGGTTCAGCCTCGAAAAGCGTAACCTGATGGTGTCCGGCCAGTCGCCAGGCACTAGTCAACCCGGCGATACCGCTGCCGATAATAGCAATGTTCATGAACGCACCATCCTGCGCAGCAACGCGCGCTGAAGAAAATTAGGCAGCCCTGCCAGCAGGCGCAAAATCAGGCTGAAGCCTGTCGGGAACGCGATGTGGTCTTTCCCTTTAGCCAGACCACGACGGATAGCCTCCACGGCGCTGTCCACGCTCACCTGACCGGGCATGGAAAAATCATTTTTGCGGGTCAGTGGCGTGTCAACAAAGCCCGGCGAGACGACCGTGACGGCAATCCCTTTTGGTTCCCAATCCAGACGCAGGCTATTGGCAAACCAGGTCAGCGCCGCTTTCGATGCACCATAAGCCTCTGCCCGTGGGAAGTGCAGCCAGTGCGCCATGGAGCTGACCAGCACCACGCGGTTTCCCGAAACTAGCTGCCCCTGTAGCGCGGCCAGACAGTTTACCGGCCCCAGAACATTGGTGGTCATCACCCGTTCCACCAGCGCGGCATCCACAACGCCATGATCCAGATATTCACAGGTTCCCGCACAGAGAATAACCAAATCGGCAGCACAGTTGGACAGCGCCTGACGGCAGGCCTCAGGATCGGTCATATCGAACGACCTAGCGGTGATGTTTGGGCTGTATTGGTGTAACGCCTCCAGCCGATCTGGATCCCGCCCGCAGGCGATGACGCGGTAGCCGTCATCGGCCCAGGATTTTGCGAGCCCCTCGCCTATGCCAGAGCTTGCACCCGTGATGAGGACCGTTTTCATGAACGCACCCTCCTTTTCACACCGCGTACCGCCCAGCCCAGTAACGGGAGGTGTTCGTAGATCATCTCTCCAGCGTCGTAATAATCGCGCTGACGAATAATCAGATCGTCCTGAATATCCACGATTGAGCATCCTTCCAGGGTAAGCGCGTCTCCCCCGGCAACTCGCGGGTGGGCCCAGTGCATGGTCCAGGTTACGGCAAAGCGATGGCCGCTGCTGAGGGAAGGGTTAATGGAAAAGCGGCACTGCTCAACGTTAGCCAGCAGATGGGTGAAATACCGCTGGATCGCAACCAGCCCCTCATGTTCACCAAACGGATCGATAAGCGAAGCATCCGGATGATAAATCGCGGCCAGCGCCGATGGCTGCTGGGTATCCAGCTCGGCGTAGTAATCCACAAATCGGTTGATGACGGATGACAATGTGTTCATGAGTCTCACCTGGGCTTTGAACAACGTGGCGTAATCGCATAATTAAAATCTACACAATTATTTTTATTTGTCCAAGTTTTACCGAGGTTATTTTTTATTTGATAATAATATCAATATATTGCTTATGTTCATTTTACAGGTGAAACTTTCTATTCTTAGAAAGCGTTACCCGTCCGCCACCTTTGCAGGTGGCAGCGAAGTGAAGGATTGGGAGATGAAAAAGCGGAATTACAGAGGAATGACGTCTAAGGAAGCGACGTGCTGTTGCCAAAGGTCAATCTGTTTTTTGCGAGCCGCGGTGAGTTTACAGGTGGTGACCAGCAGCCATTTTCGCTCCGGGAAAACCTCCGGAGCCAGAGTGGCTGGCGGTACGGGAAGGACGTCAATGCGAAGCCCCTGACCGGTGCGCATGAGCGCTTCGAGCCAAATTTCGCATGGATCGCTCAGATGCCAACCGGTAATCAGATAGTTATCACCTGGCGCTCTTTTATCCCCTTCAAGGCAAAACGACGTGTAGGAGATGATGATGCCGTCGAGGATTTCGCGCAGGGTCATCATCGCCGGAATATTGGCCGAGACTTTGCTGCGCAGCGGACGCAATACCTCACTGACCAGTTCCGTACGCGGATACTCGCGGCCCGCGTCGTAAATCAGCTGGCGCAGGGATTCGATTTTTCCCTCTTTCAACCGTTGCAACATGCTTTCCTGCAGGGCAAGCCAATTATTTGTTCGACGCGTGCCTGGGCGAGCCAGCAGCGGTTTCACCTGGCTGACCGGGACCCCTTTTTTCACCCAGTCGAGAATTTTTAACGCCTGTTGGACATCGTCATCGCTGTACAACCGGTGGCCACCCTCTGTGCGCATCGGTTTGAGCAGGCCGTAACGACTCTGCCAGGCGCGGAGCGTCGTCGCATTTATCCCACAAAGCCGGGAAAATTCACCGATGGAGTAAGACATGTACTCAGCCTGATAGTAAACAATGCTCTCAATATACTACGAATAACGTCAGGTTGAATGACGGCGTTGTCTTACAAACACGCCTACCGTTCACGGAATCAACCCGGCCCTTCGCTCCCTGCCGCCAGCAGCGGGACCAGAACATCGCTAATAGGCGTAGGAATACCCCGCGCACGACCATAACGTTGTACCACACCGTTGCGGATATCCCATTCCAGCGGGCGGTTAGCCTGTCGGTCTGCAAGAATTGACGTGCCTAAATCCGCAGGCGCACGCTGAAAATTATCCACGATTTCCTGCGCAACCCCATCATCCAGCGCAGCCCCCTCGGCACGAGCTACCGCAAGACACTCGCGCAAATAGGCCAGAGCCAGCTCAGTAACATCGCCGCGTGAGAACATACCGGCACGGCGATTAGCAAGCACCATCAAGCCTGCGACCGCATTTTGCAACAGTTTGCGCCATGCGACAGATAAAAAATCCGCGGACAGCTCAACTGCGCAGCGTGTACCACTGAGCGCCTCAGCGACGCATTTTGCTTGCGGTACATCCGGCAGCGTCAGACGCGGTTTGGCGCGCAGCCAGACTGAAGCATCCGGCTCGCGCTGAGCCGGAAACCAGACCACTGAAGGCAACACCGTTGCGCCATTGACCCAAGGTTCAAGTTGGGTTTTCTGCTCGACGCCATTTTGCAGAGCACAGACCACCGTATTTTCATCGCATAACGCATTCAGCCACTCGGCGCTGTCGACGTTTTGGGTGGTTTTCACCGCGACAAACACCAGATCGAATGGATGGCTGATAGCCACCGGATTGCTCAATACCGGGCCCGGCACCACAATTTCACCATCATCGTGACGCAGAACTAATTGCGGATGCGCAGTGCGTCCGCAAAGGACTGGCGTACGGTTAACGTCATGCAGTACAGCGGCAATAGTAGTACCGATTGCCCCCG
The nucleotide sequence above comes from Pectobacterium brasiliense. Encoded proteins:
- a CDS encoding SAM-dependent methyltransferase, with the protein product MTDPVFALEPDIPRNARIARWLLFRLLSGIREGAITVREGAQTFHFGDAAAALRADVQILAPSVYWRLLTGGSLGAAEAWIDGEWETNQLTPLLQILALNSKVLEQMESGFRLLGRPIERLRHWTRRNHRQQARENIAAHYDLGNEFYAHFLDEELLYSSALFTADEQDLTLAQRAKMARLCEQLTLTASDHLLEIGTGWGAMAEFAARHYGCRVTTTTLSQEQYDWAKARIARAGLQDRVQVLLCDYRDLTGEFDKLVSVEMIEAVGQRYLPAFFRTCQARLRPGGKMVIQAITIQDQRYRDYSKSVDFIQRYIFPGGFLPSITVMSELMTRHTDFVVRNLFDMGPDYARTLAQWRQRFVHAWQDIEKLGFDDRFRRMWLYYFGYCEAGFNARTISAVQLTAERV
- a CDS encoding L,D-transpeptidase family protein, with translation MIGILSISNTAMGVSYELPGNGGRLVGETLTITTPDNNIKSLEFFAAKYQQGLSNMLEANPGVDVLLPKSGIELKVPQKLILPDTIREGIVINVAEMRLYYYPKGSNTVEVLPIGIGQAGRDTPTNWVTSVKYKKEGPTWTPTAATHRDYARRGESLPAFFPAGPENPMGLYAIYIGNLYAIHGTNANFGIGLRISQGCVRLRNDDIKYLFENVPNGTRVQFINEPIKVSLEPDGTHWIEVHEPLSRTRQEFESNIKIPTSLNKKVNAFINESNIDSVISDREIERRSGIPTRVK
- a CDS encoding YbgA family protein, encoding MTIQPVIGISGCLTGSAVRFDGGHKRMNFVMDELAQWVTFKPVCPEMSIGLPVPRPALRLVQTVEGDIRMRFSHAPHDDVTEKMADFAETYLSHLGQLSGFIVCAKSPSCGMERVRLYDEKGNRGRKEGVGLFTASLLEKYPWLPVEEDGRLHDPVLRENFVERVFALHELNTLRANGLTRRALLDFHSRYKLQLLAHHQVGYREIGPFVASLHEWENLDDFFVAYREKLMTILKKPASRKNHTNVLMHIQGYFRNQLTLRQRGELREVILHYRDGLLPILAPLTLLKHYLAEYPDRYLLTQNYFDPYPQSLGLRLPVH
- a CDS encoding IS3 family transposase (programmed frameshift) gives rise to the protein MTKPVPTSKTPRKQYTPEFRDEALKLAERIGIAAAARELSLYESQLYNWRSKQHQQMNSSERENELAAENARLKRQLAERDEELAIPPKGRDILREAPEMKYVFIEKHQAEFSIKTMCRVLQVARSGWYVWRRRRCQITPRQHFRLICDEAVRKAFAGAKQRYSAPRLADELPEYNIKTTAASLRRQGLRAKASRKFSPVSYREHGLPVSENLLKQDFIASGPNQKWAGDITYLRTDEGWLYLSVVIDLWSRAVIGWSMSSRMTAQLACDALQMALWRRKRPKNVIVHTDRGGQYCSADYQTLLKRHNLHGSMSAKGCCYDNACVESFFHSLKVECIHGERFISREIMRTTVFNYIECDYNRWRRHSACGGLSPEQFENQNLA
- a CDS encoding DUF3833 domain-containing protein, which translates into the protein MKRILTLCLMLVMLTGCSTEVTDYRHQQPSLDIFQYFQGKTEAWGMVQDRSGKQLRRFHVDITGNVIGDTLTLNEHFVYDDGEQQQRVWHIRRIAADRYEGTAGDIEGVATGQAAGNAFNWHYSMNVKADGRTWLLHFDDWMYLQDGTHLFNKTEMKKFGITVGTVTLFFTRNTQ
- a CDS encoding alpha/beta hydrolase, with amino-acid sequence MKPSKKITFMAILSFSILPQTLLAQVNIMNDKEFNEVREQLKFGFPGIPDKDVLQYSKDGGNYKPAPELLNVSGVPKGKITEHTLVRSKAYPDAEHKYWIYIPANYNDKKPTRLMVFLDGKSYLEYGKEKKYSFPIPNALDNLIYQKQIPPVIAVFIDPGSKGDGLPIYGGRDNRSLEYDSADGRYADFLVDEVLPLIQSKYNIAKDPACRAVMGASSGGSGAFGVAWHRPDAFRKVISSIGSYVNIRGADRYISAVRQEEKKPIKVFLQDGKNEIDTIFGNWKLANEQMASSLDYKGYDYRFEQGDGGHNYFHMASLTGDAFRWIWNDKSDGDTCVIK
- a CDS encoding DUF2878 domain-containing protein, translated to MKRYVQVFLMAIAFDLYWTLVVLFRERGLFLWLALAILACLMLSPAHRLYALLLAAVGSGLDALWVWAGLIDFDGDMLLPLWMVALWLMFATVWTELTRTTTLPVWLLTLLATFGGPVAYIIGERLGAMTFLKPDIIVASWMASGWLILMLFFHMLMGKRQ